TTGATGTCCTCCCCACGGGCAGCCACCACGGCGCGCGACGACCCATCATGACCGAGTCCGCACGGCTGATGCGACGATCGCGGACGCAGGGATGTGCCCAGCGGCAAGGATCACGGCGGCGATGGCGATCCACGGGTTGCTCAGCCACGCTGCGGTGCTCAGGAACACGACGACCGGGTAAATCGCCATCGGCACCGGAACCACCCACCACGGCCGGTACAGCGTCGCCCCCGCGCGCCCCGTGAAAAGATAGCGGGCCCACAGCGCGTAATATCCCGCCAGGGCGACGAACGTTGGAACCGTCCACCAGCAGACGAACTCTCCGGGTTGCGTGATCGCAGGAACGACCAGGCACAGCACCTGACCTGCACGTTCGAGCAATCCCAGCAGACGAGGCACGTGCGCCGCCGGCACCGGAACTCGCGGCGGGAACCACACCAACAGCAGGTTCGGCGCGAGCACAGCGAGCCCGACAATCAAACCCAACGGCGAGAAACCCACACCCGGAGGCTATCGCGCCAATGCCGACCACTCCGTCGACGGCTCCCTCACCCTCCGCCGATCAGGCCGCAAGCAGGGCGACTCGGTCCTGCTCCCAGCCGACTACGCCGCCGAGCACCGGGATTCGGGCTAGCCCACGTTGCGGCGATCCTCGCTTGTGTGTCGGCGTCGGCGATCGCCGAGAGCACAAACGCCCGATTTCGGGAGCGAGAAGGTGAAGTCGTAGCCTGCCACAGCGCGGCGGCGGGTCTGAGGCGCCGGCGCTGCTGTGTCACCCGGCGGAGCAACCGGGTTCTCCGGACTCGGCTCAGAAGCCCCATACACGGGATATGCCCGGCCGAGCGGCGCTCCCATTCCGGGACGACGCCCTATCCCCAGTAGCAACTCGAGTTGAGCTTCGGACACCCGCGATCCCGCCGCGACCCTGCCGCCGGCAAGTGCTGGCAGCCCGCTTCCGAGCCACCGCCAGGGTGGCGTACCGGCCTCGGCATAATAGCGAGCAAACGGTGCGAAGAGAGGACGGTCGCCATCGCCCGCCGCGACCGTGCGGAGCAGGTACTTATAGCCATCCCGCGCGCTCATCACCCGCGTCGACACCGACACCCAACAACGCCTCTCCAGTTATCGGAGAAGTACGATGCCGCGCCCGCGTCAGCGGGCGCGAGCCTCGATCTGCAAGACCTGTGAAAGCTCGTTCGCTCGGCCTAGTGACCGACGGCGCGCGCCACGATGAATTCGCCGCGTTCGGCGACGCCCGCTGCAATAACCATTAGCGCCGTCTTACCCATCCCCCTCCCCGAGGATGACGAGGGCGCCGCTGCGACCGGCGCGGGCGTCGTCAAGCAGCTGCGCGACGAGCGCGCGTTCGGCTTCTCGCCCGAAGAGTCACAACGACTCTCCTTCCTCAGTCACTTGACAGCGAAAGGGATACGCAAGGAATAGGTGGTGCAACTACGTATTCATCACCGACGCCGGGGAAGAGCCTTCGCTGAGAAGGTACCAAGTAGGGGCCACGACCGGTTGAGGAGGATGTCATGGCATGGAGCACACGGGAACTCGCAGATCTCGCGGGGACCACCGTCAACACCGTCCGGCACTATCATGCAGTGGGTTTGCTCCCGCTTCCCGCCCGTCGCTACAACGGTTACAAGCAGTACCGGGTGGAGCACCTGGTCGAGCTGATCAGGCTACGCAGGTTCGCCGAACTCGGTGTCCCCCTCGCCCGCATACAGGAGCTCAATCTGCGGGGACCCACCACGCTGCACGCGGTCGACACCGAGCTCGAAGCGGACATCGAGCGACTCCAGCGTGCACGGTCCGATGTCGCCGCGATCCTTCGGGAGAACGCGCCGCCAGAGACGCCACGCGGGTTCGAAGCGGTGGCCGCGCGACTGTCCGACCCGGACAGGTCCCTCATCCAGATCCTCACCCGCCTCTACGGTCCCCCGGAGCAGTCGGCACTTCTGGCTCAACTCTCCAACGAATCCGACCGCGGACGCAGGGCCTTCTACGAACTGCCTCCCCATGCCACCGACGACCACCTCGACCGCCTGGCATCTCAGCTGGCGCTGCAGGGTCCGAACTGGCGGGCGCCGGAGTCCGCGCCACGCGGAGTCCGATCGTCCTTCGCGACCGCGGTCGCCGAGCTGTATTCACCCGTGCAGCGCGACGTCTTGCGTCGCGCAGCGTCAGCGGTGCTGGTCTGACGCGGCTCCACCCGCGCGGTGGCGAGAGTACGGGCGGCGACGGGTGTTGCGCCGTCGCTGCCCGGGGAGCAACCCGCATCAGCCTGCGAGGAACTCGGGGAGGGCGGCGTTCACCTCGTCGGCGTGCGGCCAGAGCAAGCCGCGCGGCGCACCCTCGATCTCGACGTAGTCCGCCCGGGGGAACGCCGGGAACCGACGACCAGATGGTCGACGCTACCGCGCAGACCGTCAGCGGGGCGTCAGTGACAGCCGCCCTGCTGACGGCACACAGCGCCGCCTGAAGCCATCACCACCCCAGCAGGGTGAGGGCTCCGAGAGCAGCGGCGGCGACCAGGCCGGTCCACAGCACAATCGAGACGGCCTGCCAGAGGATCACCCAGCTCCTATTAACTCCGGACGCGACGAACAGCGCTGCGGTGAGTTGGGTGGGAAGCACCCATGGCGCGAGGATGCTCGCCCCGGGCACGCCGAACCGAACCAGCCACACGTTGATGCGCCGTCGGCCCCTCGCGCGACGGGTCTCCTTCTCGGACGCGACCGGTTCCTCGACGGTCAGGTGCGCGCCGTCCTTCTCGACGGAACTCGCCCGGACACACGGACGGCGGCGGTCATCGGCTTGCTCTCGGCAAGCGGCACGCTGCCGCAATTCGACCCCGAGATCCCGTGGACCGGCCAGGTCGCCTCTCGCAGCAAGGAATTTGAGCAGGGCCAGTGGGAGGCCAAGGCAGCCGCGTCCGCGATCATTCGCACGATGACGGCGATCATGGTCAGCGGCGTGGCCGCTGAGGTTGCCGCGACGCGCACCTGACACGCCGCGTCACAGTGCGGGACGCCGGTGAATCAGCGCTTGGGCGTCGGATCACGGGGTCATGGTCTGGCTCGGCCGCCCGGATGCTGCGCCGTCGCCGCCCGGAGAGCAGCCCGACTTAGCCGGCGAGAAACTCGCGCAGGGCGGCGTTCACCTCGTCAGCGTGCGTCCAGAGCAGGCCGTGCGGTGCCCCCTCGATCTCGATGTAGTCCGCCTCGGGGAACGCCGCGTGGAAGCGCCGGCCGGTGGCATCGATCGGGAGGATGTTGTCGTTCGTGCCGTGCAGGATCATCGAGGGCTTTCCGCTGGCGCGCACCGCCTCGATGTCGGCACGGAAGTCTTCGATCCACGACGGCACGACCGCGTAGGCGGCCACGGGTGCGCTGGCGATCGCGACGTTCCAGCTCGCCGCCACCACTTCAGGACTGATCCGTGAACCGAGGGTTTCGTCCAGATTGTAGAAGTCGCGGTAGAACTGGGTGAACCAGGCGTAGCGGTCGCTCTTCGCGGCAGCCGCGATCCCGTCGAAGACCTCCTGCGGCACACCCCCGGGATTGTCGTCGCGGGCGACGAGAAAGGGCTCGATCGAGGCGAGGAATGCGAGCTTGGCCACCCGCTCGTGACCGAACAGCGACACGTATCGCGCGAGCTCGCCGGTGCCCATCGAGAAACCCACCAGCATTACACCCCGCAGGTCCAGGGTCTCGAGCACCGCATTCAGGTCGGCGGCGAAGGTGTCGTAGTCGTACCCGGAGCCGACCTTCGAGGACTGACCGAACCCGCGGCGGTCATACGTGATGACGCGGTACCCGGCCGCGAGCAACTCGCGCGTCTGGCGCTCCCAGTTATGGCCGCTGAGCGGATAGCCGTGGATCAGAACGACCGGCTGTCCCGAACCGTGATCTTCGTAGTAAACCTCGATCGGCGCGCTGTTCTCGGTTCCCACTGTGATGTGACCCATCGTTCTGCCCTTCTGCCTGTTCGACCAGCCCAGTGCCGGTGACTTCTCACCCATCTGAAACCACGTGGTGGCCACACGGTCAAGACCTCGGTCGGGCACCGGACCGATTGCGCTCAGTGGAACTCAGCTTCGTGCTCGACGGCGGGATCCGTGTTGGCGGCGGCACCCGGAAAGTCACAAGCGCCCAGACGGCGGCGACCACCATGATTCCGGCCCCGGCCATCCGGTCACGATGATCGCGTCCATGAAGGCATCCGTCGCGATCTTGAGGATCGTCGCACCGGACGGAGCCGCCGACTTCCGCCGATAGCAGCAATGCCTCGGCCATCGTCGTGAACGTATGTTGCGCGAACCCTGCCGCCAGGTCGTGTGAATTGGTGATAGCGGCGACGGCGCGGACTCGAGCTGAGCGACCACGGCATCCCAGTCACGGACCGAAGTAGTGTCCCCACGCTACGGATCTCGTCACACTCGATGCGGGCGGAAAGGTGCCGTTCGTCTCATCCTCGGGCCCGCGCGTCCCGCCCCCTGGTCATGTCGACCGACGGTGCGCTGCCCTGCCGATGTGACCGATGACGGTGAAGCGGTGGTCCGCTCGGGAGTCGGGGTCGGCGACGATGCCATCCGGGTCGACGACGTAGACATCGTGCCCGTCGAGGGATAGGCGACGCGCGACCTCGAGCAGCATGCGGCGCGCCACATCGTCGATCGAGTGGACCGCCGTGAAATCCAGGACCACCCGCGGCTCTTGGGGCACGGTGTCCACGACCTCGCGAACGATGCGCTCTGCGCCGGCGAAGCGGATACCTCCCTGCATCTCGAGGACGCGCATCGCCTCGGCGCCGCTGCCGCGAGCCTCATTCGCCCGAACGACCGAGCGCGCCGTCGGGGGCACTTCCATGACGTGTAGGCCCATGTCGTTCGAGTAGCGCTCGAACAGGGACACTCCGCGCGCGCTGTTGCCGTGTGCATCGAGCCGCGGCGAGAACGTGGCGATGCCGATCTGCCCCGGAAGCGCGCCGATCAATCCTCCGGCGACGCCGCTCTTCGCCGGAATACCGACTTGCGTCGCCCAGTCTCCTGCCGCGTCATACATGCCGCAGGTGGCCATGACGGTGAGCACCTGGCGCACCACGGGCGCGGGGATCACCTGATCGCCCGAGAGCGGGTTCACTCCGGCGTTCGCCAGCGTCGCTGCCATTACCGCCAGGTCTCGCGTCGTGACCAGTACCGAGCACTGACGGACGTAGCCCTCGACGATCGCCGTCGGATCCTCCACGAGGACGTCCTGACTGCGGAGCATGTGAGCGATCGCGAGATTGCGGTGCGCGTGCTCCATCTCGGACGCACACATGTCGGCGTCGACATGCAGCGGCCGGTTGGCGAAGGCGGAGAGACCTCGCACGACGCGTGCCACACGGTCGTCGGCGCTCTCGCGATCTCGACCGGCCAAGGAGTGCACAGTGATAGCGCCGGCGTTGATCATGGGGTTGCGCGGGCGTCCCGATCCCGGTTCAAGAGAGATTTCATTGAACGCCTCCCCCGACGGTTCGACGCCGACCTTGGCGTGCACGGCGTCGAAGCCGCGATCCGCAAGCGCCAGCGCGTAGACGAACGGCTTCGAAATCGACTGGATGGTGAACTCCACGTCGACGTCGCCGGAGCCGTAGATCTCGCCGTCAACGGTGGCGAAGGCGGCGCTCAGCAGATCGGGGTCTGCTGTGGCGAGTTCCGGAATGTACTGCGCGCGTTCGCCCGAAGTGTCCGACCGCACCCCTTGGAGCACGGCGTCGAGATAGTCCGGCACCATCGACTTCATACGCAGATCCTCCGTGCTCCACCCGCGGTCGCGCCGCGACAATGCGCTCATTCGACACCATGTTGTCGCAACACGGTCAAGTCGCCCGTCGAAGCGGTGGCGCT
This sequence is a window from Pseudoclavibacter endophyticus. Protein-coding genes within it:
- a CDS encoding GPP34 family phosphoprotein, with the translated sequence MRAVLLDGTRPDTRTAAVIGLLSASGTLPQFDPEIPWTGQVASRSKEFEQGQWEAKAAASAIIRTMTAIMVSGVAAEVAATRT
- a CDS encoding MerR family transcriptional regulator, with product MAWSTRELADLAGTTVNTVRHYHAVGLLPLPARRYNGYKQYRVEHLVELIRLRRFAELGVPLARIQELNLRGPTTLHAVDTELEADIERLQRARSDVAAILRENAPPETPRGFEAVAARLSDPDRSLIQILTRLYGPPEQSALLAQLSNESDRGRRAFYELPPHATDDHLDRLASQLALQGPNWRAPESAPRGVRSSFATAVAELYSPVQRDVLRRAASAVLV
- a CDS encoding glutaminase; its protein translation is MKSMVPDYLDAVLQGVRSDTSGERAQYIPELATADPDLLSAAFATVDGEIYGSGDVDVEFTIQSISKPFVYALALADRGFDAVHAKVGVEPSGEAFNEISLEPGSGRPRNPMINAGAITVHSLAGRDRESADDRVARVVRGLSAFANRPLHVDADMCASEMEHAHRNLAIAHMLRSQDVLVEDPTAIVEGYVRQCSVLVTTRDLAVMAATLANAGVNPLSGDQVIPAPVVRQVLTVMATCGMYDAAGDWATQVGIPAKSGVAGGLIGALPGQIGIATFSPRLDAHGNSARGVSLFERYSNDMGLHVMEVPPTARSVVRANEARGSGAEAMRVLEMQGGIRFAGAERIVREVVDTVPQEPRVVLDFTAVHSIDDVARRMLLEVARRLSLDGHDVYVVDPDGIVADPDSRADHRFTVIGHIGRAAHRRST
- a CDS encoding alpha/beta fold hydrolase; this translates as MGHITVGTENSAPIEVYYEDHGSGQPVVLIHGYPLSGHNWERQTRELLAAGYRVITYDRRGFGQSSKVGSGYDYDTFAADLNAVLETLDLRGVMLVGFSMGTGELARYVSLFGHERVAKLAFLASIEPFLVARDDNPGGVPQEVFDGIAAAAKSDRYAWFTQFYRDFYNLDETLGSRISPEVVAASWNVAIASAPVAAYAVVPSWIEDFRADIEAVRASGKPSMILHGTNDNILPIDATGRRFHAAFPEADYIEIEGAPHGLLWTHADEVNAALREFLAG